The Vigna unguiculata cultivar IT97K-499-35 chromosome 6, ASM411807v1, whole genome shotgun sequence genome contains a region encoding:
- the LOC114188525 gene encoding agamous-like MADS-box protein AGL80 has protein sequence MLKKIEELSTLCGVEACAIVYSSFDQEPQIWPSESGVKNVVEKFRAMPEWKKHKMGNQESVMEKSIVKGKRKITKLEEENKEMEITMFVFQCLDKTRVQPPHNMTLPDLNLLSSVIEQKLNDISRRLDFTDVTDIVDTNLKL, from the coding sequence ATGTTGAAGAAGATTGAAGAACTGAGCACCCTTTGTGGCGTAGAAGCATGTGCCATAGTGTATAGCAGCTTTGATCAAGAGCCACAGATTTGGCCATCAGAATCAGGTGTGAAGAACGTGGTTGAAAAGTTCAGGGCCATGCCTGAATGGAAGAAGCACAAGATGGGGAATCAGGAGAGTGTGATGGAAAAGAGTATTGTGAAGGGTAAAAGGAAGATTACGAAACTTGAGGAAGAGAATAAGGAAATGGAGATTACCATGTTCGTGTTTCAATGCCTTGATAAAACTAGGGTTCAGCCTCCACATAACATGACTTTGCCAGATTTGAATCTTCTGTCATCGGTGATTGAACAGAAACTGAACGACATTAGTAGAAGGTTGGATTTCACAGATGTTACTGACATTGTAGATACTAATCTTAAACTCTAa
- the LOC114188526 gene encoding agamous-like MADS-box protein AGL80, translated as MAGGRRNYKGTQFSLLTCFSCFLVTVIMSRRKVQLTFIANNSDRKASYIKRKKSLLKKTEEISTLCGVEACTIVYGPYAPVPDVWTSKSGVQNVVEKFRNTCEHNKKMATQESFLSERIAKGREKMKKHVRSNQEKEMTMFMFQCLKNGRVELLNNLTPDDLNVLSSVIDSKLRDINKKMETLNVSEMLPNQIQMMPPPAVLPVAAPENIIVPPNHGDGTYLNSDDPLQSQWFMELLNDNGDEETMKSSFGDPNLPPL; from the coding sequence ATGGCTGGTGGCAGAAGAAACTACAAAGGAACACAGTTTTCTCTTCTCACTTGTTTCTCTTGTTTTCTGGTGACAGTGATCATGTCGAGAAGAAAGGTGCAACTCACATTCATAGCCAATAACTCAGATAGGAAGGCATCATATATCAAAAGGAAGAAGTCACTGCTGAAGAAGACTGAGGAAATCAGCACCCTTTGTGGTGTTGAAGCATGCACAATAGTTTATGGCCCTTATGCTCCTGTGCCAGATGTTTGGACATCCAAATCTGGTGTTCAAAACGTGGTGGAAAAGTTCAGGAATACATGTGAGCATAACAAGAAGATGGCGACTCAAGAGAGTTTCCTTTCGGAAAGAATCGCCAAGGGTagagagaagatgaagaaacaTGTTAGGAGCAACCAAGAGAAGGAGATGACCATGTTCATGTTTCAGTGCCTTAAGAATGGGAGGGTTGAGCTTCTCAATAACTTGACCCCAGATGATTTGAATGTTCTTTCATCAGTGATTGATAGCAAATTGAGggatattaataaaaagatgGAAACTTTGAATGTTTCTGAGATGCTACCAAACCAAATCCAGATGATGCCACCACCAGCAGTACTACCAGTAGCAGCACCAGAAAACATCATCGTACCACCAAATCATGGCGATGGAACATATTTGAATTCTGATGACCCCTTGCAAAGCCAGTGGTTCATGGAGTTGCTCAATGATAATGGTGATGAGGAGACAATGAAGTCTTCATTTGGAGATCCTAATCTCCCACCACTCTGA